In Helianthus annuus mitochondrion, complete genome, the following are encoded in one genomic region:
- the ccmFc gene encoding cytochrome c biogenesis FC, translated as MVQLHNFFFFITSMVVPRGTAAPVLLKWFVSRDVSTGAPSSNGTIIPILIPSVSLLVYLHSRKFIRSTDGAKSGVFIIASQPILLPDILGRSSSETRARKALFRFVPVLHFLLIEKKGDFSYLESFCGVLRLLFFRTFFSLPRDRSAKRERARRRKGQRLRPNGNEQGRNDKMRCPGHLHLERRVEVFGPVALPVPPSSGAACVGSAPPEIGLEALTLPTSRQLMAVGHDYYKKAPMKMNISHGGVCIFILGVLLSCDPAAYVRPVAHASYLFRAGGVNSDSIRVFNPAAEMLS; from the coding sequence ATGGTCCAACTACATAACTTTTTCTTTTTCATTACTTCCATGGTCGTGCCTCGTGGCACGGCAGCACCCGTACTATTGAAATGGTTCGTCAGTAGAGATGTTTCCACAGGTGCCCCTTCTTCTAATGGTACTATAATTCCTATTCTTATCCCTTCAGTCTCTCTTTTGGTCTATCTACATTCCAGGAAATTCATACGCTCCACGGACGGAGCAAAAAGCGGAGTCTTCATTATAGCGAGCCAACCTATTCTATTACCAGACATCCTTGGGAGAAGCTCATCCGAAACTAGAGCTAGAAAGGCCTTATTTCGTTTCGTTCCTGTTCTTCATTTCCTTCTTATCGAAAAAAAGGGGGATTTCTCATATTTAGAATCTTTCTGCGGTGTGCTCCGTTTACTATTCTTTCGTACTTTTTTCTCTTTACCACGCGATAGGTCAGCGAAGCGTGAGCGGGCGCGGAGAAGGAAAGGCCAAAGACTTCGGCCTAACGGGAATGAGCAAGGACGAAATGACAAGATGAGGTGCCCTGGCCACCTCCATTTAGAAAGAAGGGTCGAAGTTTTTGGGCCTGTAGCTTTACCCGTCCCCCCTTCGTCGGGTGCTGCTTGTGTGGGGAGTGCGCCACCAGAAATCGGGCTTGAAGCTCTCACCTTACCAACGAGCCGACAGCTGATGGCTGTTGGTCACGACTACTACAAAAAAGCTCCAATGAAGATGAATATTTCACATGGAGGAGTGTGCATCTTTATATTGGGTGTTCTTCTGTCGTGCGACCCGGCGGCTTATGTGCGACCTGTGGCCCACGCCTCCTATTTGTTCAGGGCGGGCGGCGTGAACTCTGATTCGATCCGGGTATTCAATCCCGCCGCTGAGATGCTCAGTTGA
- the atp1 gene encoding ATPase subunit 1 has product MEFSPRAAELTTLLESRISNFYTNFQVDEIGRVVSVGDGIARVYGLNEIQAGEMVEFASGVKGIALNLENENVGIVVFGSDTAIKEGDLVKRTGSIVDVPAGKAMLGRVVDALGVPIDGRGALSDHERRRVEVKAPGIIERKSVHEPMQTGLKAVDSLVPIGRGQRELIIGDRQTGKTAIAIDTILNQKQMNSRSTSESETLYCVYVAIGQKRSTVAQLVQILSEANAMEYSILVAATASDPAPLQFLAPYSGCAMGEYFRDNGMHALIIYDDLSKQAVAYRQMSLLLRRPPGREAFPGDVFYLHSRLLERAAKRSDQTGAGSLTALPVIETQAGDVSAYIPTNVIPITDGQICSETELFYRGIRPAINVGLSVSRVGSAAQLKTMKQVCGSSKLELAQYREVAALAQFGSDLDAATQALLNRGARLTEVPKQPQYAPLPIEKQILVIYAAVNGFCDRMPLDRISQYERAILKSIKTELLQSLLEKGGLTNERKMEPDTFLKECALPYTI; this is encoded by the coding sequence ATGGAATTCTCTCCGAGAGCTGCTGAACTAACGACTCTATTAGAAAGTAGAATTAGCAACTTTTACACGAATTTTCAAGTGGATGAGATTGGTCGAGTGGTCTCAGTTGGAGATGGGATTGCACGTGTTTATGGGTTGAACGAGATTCAAGCTGGGGAAATGGTTGAATTTGCCAGCGGTGTGAAAGGAATAGCCTTGAATCTTGAGAATGAGAATGTAGGGATTGTTGTCTTTGGTAGTGATACTGCTATTAAAGAAGGAGATCTTGTCAAGCGCACTGGCTCTATTGTGGATGTCCCTGCGGGAAAGGCTATGCTAGGGCGTGTGGTCGACGCCTTGGGAGTACCTATTGATGGAAGAGGGGCTCTAAGCGATCACGAGCGAAGACGTGTCGAAGTGAAAGCCCCTGGGATTATTGAACGTAAATCTGTGCACGAGCCTATGCAAACTGGGTTAAAAGCGGTAGATAGCCTGGTTCCTATAGGCCGTGGTCAACGAGAACTTATAATCGGGGACCGACAAACTGGAAAAACAGCTATTGCTATCGATACCATATTAAACCAAAAGCAAATGAACTCAAGGAGCACCTCTGAGAGTGAGACATTGTATTGTGTCTATGTAGCGATTGGACAGAAACGCTCAACTGTGGCACAATTAGTTCAAATTCTTTCAGAAGCGAATGCTATGGAATATTCCATTCTTGTAGCAGCCACCGCTTCGGATCCTGCTCCTCTGCAATTTCTGGCCCCGTATTCTGGCTGTGCCATGGGGGAATATTTCCGCGATAATGGAATGCACGCATTAATAATCTATGATGATCTTAGTAAACAGGCAGTGGCATATCGACAAATGTCATTATTGTTACGCCGACCACCAGGCCGTGAGGCTTTCCCAGGGGATGTTTTCTATTTACATTCCCGTCTCTTAGAAAGAGCCGCTAAACGATCGGACCAGACAGGCGCAGGTAGCTTGACCGCCTTACCCGTCATTGAAACACAAGCTGGAGACGTATCAGCCTATATTCCTACTAATGTGATCCCCATTACTGATGGACAAATCTGTTCGGAAACAGAGCTCTTTTATCGCGGAATTAGACCTGCTATTAACGTCGGCTTATCTGTCAGTCGTGTTGGGTCTGCCGCTCAGTTGAAAACTATGAAACAAGTCTGCGGTAGTTCAAAACTGGAATTGGCACAATATCGCGAAGTGGCCGCCCTTGCTCAATTTGGGTCAGACCTGGATGCTGCGACTCAGGCATTACTCAATAGAGGTGCAAGGCTTACAGAAGTACCGAAACAACCACAATATGCACCACTTCCAATTGAAAAACAAATTTTAGTCATTTATGCAGCTGTCAATGGATTCTGTGATCGAATGCCACTAGACAGAATTTCTCAATATGAGAGAGCCATTTTAAAGAGTATAAAAACAGAATTACTACAATCCCTTTTAGAAAAAGGTGGCTTAACTAACGAAAGAAAAATGGAACCAGATACATTCTTAAAGGAATGCGCTTTGCCTTACACAATATAA
- the cob gene encoding apocytochrome B, whose amino-acid sequence MTIRNQRFSILKQPIFSTLNQHLIDYPTPSNLSYWWGFGPLAGICLVIQIVTGVFLAMHYTPHVDLAFNSVEHIMRDVEGGWLLRYMHANGASMFLIVVYLHLFRGLYHASYSSPREFVRCIGVVILLLMIVTAFIGYVPPWGQMSFWGATVITSLASAIPVVGDTIVTWLWGGFSVDNATLNRFFSLHHLLPFLLVGASLLHLAALHQYGSNNPLGVHSEMDKIASYPYFYVKDLVGWVAFAIFSSIFIFYAPNVLGHPDNYIPANPMPTPPHIVPEWYFLPIHAILRSIPDKAGGVAAIAPVFICLLALPFFKSMYVRSSSFRPIHQGIFWLLLADRLLLGWIGCQPVEAPFVTIGQISPFVFFLFFAITPILGRVGRGIPNFYTENENRSNDYQ is encoded by the coding sequence GTGACTATAAGGAACCAACGATTCTCGATTCTTAAACAACCTATCTTCTCCACACTGAATCAGCATTTGATAGATTATCCAACCCCGAGCAATCTTAGTTATTGGTGGGGGTTCGGTCCGTTAGCTGGTATTTGTTTAGTCATTCAGATAGTGACTGGCGTTTTTTTAGCTATGCATTACACACCTCATGTGGATCTAGCTTTCAACAGCGTAGAACACATTATGAGAGATGTTGAAGGGGGCTGGTTGCTCCGTTATATGCATGCTAATGGGGCAAGTATGTTTCTCATTGTGGTTTACCTTCATCTTTTTCGTGGTCTATATCATGCGAGTTATAGCAGTCCTAGGGAATTTGTTCGGTGTATCGGAGTTGTAATCTTACTATTAATGATTGTAACAGCTTTTATAGGATACGTACCACCTTGGGGTCAGATGAGCTTTTGGGGGGCTACAGTCATTACAAGCTTAGCTAGCGCTATACCTGTAGTAGGAGATACCATAGTGACTTGGCTTTGGGGTGGTTTCTCCGTGGACAATGCCACCTTAAATCGTTTTTTTAGTCTTCATCATTTACTCCCCTTTCTTTTAGTAGGCGCCAGTCTTCTTCATCTGGCCGCATTGCATCAATATGGATCAAATAATCCATTGGGGGTACATTCAGAGATGGATAAAATTGCTTCTTACCCTTATTTTTATGTAAAGGATCTAGTAGGTTGGGTAGCTTTTGCTATCTTTTCTTCCATTTTTATTTTTTATGCTCCTAATGTTTTGGGGCATCCCGACAATTATATACCTGCTAATCCGATGCCCACCCCGCCTCATATTGTACCGGAATGGTATTTCCTACCGATCCATGCCATTCTTCGTAGTATACCTGACAAAGCGGGAGGTGTAGCCGCAATAGCACCAGTTTTTATATGTCTGTTGGCTTTACCTTTTTTTAAAAGTATGTATGTACGTAGTTCAAGTTTTCGCCCGATTCACCAAGGAATATTTTGGTTGCTTTTGGCGGATCGCTTACTACTAGGTTGGATCGGATGTCAACCTGTGGAGGCACCATTTGTGACTATTGGACAAATCTCTCCTTTTGTTTTCTTCTTGTTCTTTGCCATAACGCCCATTCTGGGACGAGTTGGAAGAGGAATTCCTAATTTTTACACAGAAAATGAAAACAGATCAAATGATTACCAGTAG
- the orf873 gene encoding hypothetical protein: MPQLDKFTYFFRFTILPIFTMLLGRFLGTGCPGISTLLTLFFLIVTLLLIYRMRVSKRKKSSFLFFVILILIYVLCTFSRSFFIFMLAGMPSAFVWKVSSESGDATSLPPLESSSSSESLATFRAEIAAENEAEIFTRIRNLETQDYYNLPPQNNPGEYEVLVREEFEQALDVPHYRTVLDREYFELTVLERKGLLQDRLFHLMLGEQKISRIMELSPYQNIRMEAYNFLEASVEPVSALEHPFQKDLMEGTLNFFIKELTQNGRNSEIYKNFYIHFTDELFRVKLGLPLP, encoded by the coding sequence ATGCCTCAACTGGATAAATTCACTTATTTCTTTCGCTTTACTATTTTGCCTATTTTCACAATGCTACTCGGACGTTTTCTAGGAACGGGCTGCCCCGGGATTTCCACCCTATTGACTTTATTTTTTTTAATAGTTACCCTCCTCCTGATTTATCGAATGAGAGTTTCGAAGAGAAAGAAGAGTTCTTTTCTTTTCTTCGTAATTCTCATTCTCATCTACGTGTTATGTACTTTCTCTAGGTCTTTTTTCATTTTTATGCTGGCAGGAATGCCAAGTGCATTCGTTTGGAAAGTCTCCTCCGAAAGTGGAGATGCAACAAGTCTTCCCCCTTTGGAGTCTTCCTCAAGCAGTGAATCATTGGCTACGTTTAGAGCCGAAATAGCAGCCGAGAACGAGGCTGAAATTTTTACTCGCATACGCAATCTTGAGACCCAGGATTACTACAACCTTCCTCCCCAGAATAATCCTGGGGAGTATGAGGTTCTTGTTAGGGAAGAATTCGAGCAAGCTCTCGATGTTCCCCATTATAGAACGGTCCTGGATAGAGAATATTTTGAACTCACAGTATTAGAAAGAAAGGGTCTATTGCAAGATAGGCTCTTCCATCTTATGCTTGGTGAGCAAAAGATTTCTCGTATAATGGAACTTTCTCCATATCAAAATATCCGTATGGAGGCCTATAATTTCCTTGAGGCTTCTGTGGAGCCGGTGAGCGCTTTAGAGCATCCTTTTCAGAAGGATCTGATGGAAGGTACTTTGAATTTCTTTATCAAGGAATTAACCCAAAATGGGAGAAATTCCGAAATCTATAAGAATTTTTATATACACTTCACAGATGAACTGTTCCGCGTGAAGTTGGGATTACCTCTCCCTTAA
- the ccmFn gene encoding cytochrome c biogenesis FN: MSTSIYELFHYSLFPGLFVAFTYNKKEPPVFGAAPAFWCILLSFLGLPFRHIPNNLSNDNELTASAPFFYQISGTWSNHEGSILSWCRILSFYGFLLCYRGRPQSHNVSKRGGHRESLFYSFVSNFVKNSILSLPSYEQKTGATTQLYTPFVLRTLVDSELRSRRHRTFDGPALFYAPFSQISFAPLGARRFRGSREGKRTHPLLHLARDDKERASSIDEQRIDGALGIALFFSPFLSASSDPFVRNFFVRTEPLAESNPVPQDPISAIHPPCIYAGDVASAMGFGLCRSKMMNGIVALHSPPMRKDDAEKNGRLFRSAGCVGSRIRSKLFTLKFKHVGAKGYPALLLRSNRSLLMLLRRRFAFSSLWTGALVDTGREQAKRVVRNGKKETTTSLFCWIAGANTVVSDQDQEPIRILILTCRWFLTVGILPGSWWAHHELGRGGWWFRDPVENASFMPRVLATARIHSVILPLLHSWTSFLNIVTLPCCVSGTFSIRSGLLAPVHNFATDDTRGIFLWWFFLLMTGISMIIFSQMKQQASVRRTYKKEMVVARSTLVHLRHSARAQPRPVML, encoded by the coding sequence ATGAGCACGTCAATATATGAATTGTTTCATTATTCGTTATTTCCGGGTCTTTTCGTTGCATTCACTTACAACAAGAAAGAACCACCAGTGTTTGGTGCAGCACCTGCATTTTGGTGCATTCTTCTTTCTTTCCTTGGTCTTCCGTTCCGTCATATTCCTAATAACTTATCCAATGACAACGAATTAACCGCAAGTGCACCTTTCTTTTATCAAATCTCAGGGACATGGTCTAATCATGAGGGTAGTATTTTATCATGGTGTCGGATCCTAAGTTTTTATGGATTCCTTCTTTGTTACCGGGGTCGACCCCAAAGCCATAATGTCTCAAAACGAGGAGGCCATAGAGAAAGTCTTTTTTATTCCTTTGTCTCGAACTTCGTGAAGAACTCCATTCTATCTCTCCCCAGTTACGAACAAAAAACTGGGGCTACGACCCAGTTGTACACTCCCTTCGTTCTACGAACCCTTGTTGATTCTGAACTTCGTTCGCGAAGGCACCGGACTTTTGACGGGCCAGCCCTTTTTTATGCGCCGTTTTCCCAAATAAGCTTTGCTCCTCTGGGTGCTAGGCGCTTCCGTGGTTCGCGAGAAGGAAAAAGGACTCATCCTTTGTTGCATCTGGCGCGAGATGATAAAGAGAGAGCTTCGTCTATCGATGAACAGCGGATTGACGGAGCTCTTGGCATTGCTTTGTTTTTCTCTCCTTTCCTATCGGCGAGTTCCGACCCTTTTGTTCGAAATTTCTTCGTTCGTACCGAACCGCTTGCAGAATCAAATCCTGTTCCACAAGATCCTATATCAGCTATACATCCTCCTTGCATTTATGCCGGAGACGTCGCCAGTGCTATGGGCTTTGGCTTATGTAGATCAAAAATGATGAATGGGATTGTGGCACTCCACTCGCCGCCAATGCGGAAGGATGACGCCGAAAAGAATGGAAGGCTCTTTCGCTCTGCTGGATGCGTCGGATCCCGTATAAGAAGCAAGCTCTTTACCCTCAAATTCAAACATGTGGGCGCAAAAGGCTATCCTGCTCTATTGTTACGTAGCAATAGAAGCCTGCTTATGTTGCTTCGGCGGCGTTTCGCCTTCTCTTCGCTCTGGACAGGAGCGCTAGTGGACACGGGGAGGGAGCAGGCGAAGCGTGTCGTTCGTAATGGAAAGAAAGAGACCACTACTTCGCTTTTTTGTTGGATCGCCGGCGCGAACACAGTGGTCTCTGACCAGGACCAGGAACCAATTCGAATTTTGATCTTGACATGTCGGTGGTTTTTAACCGTAGGCATTTTGCCAGGAAGTTGGTGGGCTCATCATGAATTAGGTCGGGGTGGCTGGTGGTTTCGGGATCCCGTGGAAAATGCTTCTTTTATGCCTCGGGTATTAGCTACAGCTCGTATTCATTCAGTAATTCTACCCCTTCTTCATTCTTGGACCTCGTTTCTGAATATTGTGACTCTTCCATGCTGTGTCTCAGGAACCTTTTCAATACGGTCCGGATTGCTAGCTCCCGTGCATAATTTTGCTACAGATGATACACGAGGAATCTTTTTATGGTGGTTCTTCCTTCTAATGACCGGCATATCTATGATTATTTTCTCCCAGATGAAGCAGCAGGCATCGGTCCGTAGAACCTATAAAAAAGAGATGGTTGTGGCGCGAAGTACTCTTGTGCACCTACGTCACTCGGCTCGCGCGCAACCCCGCCCCGTTATGTTATAG